A window of Diabrotica virgifera virgifera chromosome 9, PGI_DIABVI_V3a contains these coding sequences:
- the LOC126891149 gene encoding uncharacterized protein LOC126891149, which yields MPPIFDIYRKPIFDESIRKAEYRTYAPFIKSFNCNDIVEFSINQVDSFFAMSETLLCIKGSLEITGNGGVKLANNVGAFLFDSCTYSESAREMETVRDPGIVSAVRAMTCYTQEDSNYMVMAGWNYPKDPILNAADHSFSIQMPLKHVFNIFNDYPLITCGRQTIRLVRARNDNDCIVITEKQNADKTTTVTTAKINITNIELRVKHIFPNDDIKLELMKSIQQDQPIVIPFRKWELHELPAITRGARREVWAVKTSTSVERPRYVIVFFQTNKRDKITADPTLFDNVNIQSIRLSLNGEYWPNERMQLDFSKTDYNEAYFNYTEFYPSYIHSQQKRPLLDFSAFKNRALFVIDCSKQEESMKASTVDVKLDIEANNGFPDNTKAYCIIIHDCVMEYFPLTEIVKSLN from the coding sequence ATGCCTccaatatttgatatttatcGTAAGCCAATATTTGATGAATCGATTCGAAAGGCTGAATACCGAACTTATGCACCATTCATCAAATCATTCAACTGCAATGATATTGTCGAATTTAGCATTAATCAAGTTGACTCGTTTTTTGCAATGAGCGAAACCTTGTTATGCATTAAAGGATCACTCGAAATAACTGGAAATGGTGGCGTCAAACTAGCAAATAATGTGGGTGCCTTCCTTTTCGATTCGTGTACGTACAGCGAAAGCGCAAGGGAGATGGAAACAGTGCGGGATCCTGGCATCGTAAGTGCTGTACGTGCCATGACATGTTATACGCAAGAAGATTCTAATTATATGGTTATGGCTGGATGGAATTACCCTAAGGATCCAATTCTAAACGCTGCAGATCATTCATTCAGCATACAGATGCCTCTTAAGCATGTTTTCAACATTTTTAATGATTATCCATTGATTACGTGTGGTCGTCAAACAATAAGACTAGTTCGAGCTCGAAATGATAACGATTGCATAgttattacagaaaaacaaaacgcCGACAAAACTACAACTGTTACAACCGCTAAGATTAACATTACCAATATTGAGCTTAGAGTGAAGCACATATTCCCCAATGATGATATTAAATTGGAACTCATGAAATCTATTCAACAAGATCAACCTATAGTTATTCCGTTTAGAAAGTGGGAATTACATGAATTACCTGCTATTACGAGAGGTGCCAGGCGTGAAGTTTGGGCTGTTAAAACTAGCACATCAGTTGAAAGACCTCGTTATGTTATTGTTTTCTTTCAAACCAACAAACGCGACAAGATTACAGCTGATCCTACTTTATTTGACAATGTCAACATCCAAAGTATTAGATTATCGTTAAATGGAGAATACTGGCCAAACGAGAGAATGCAATTGGATTTTAGCAAAACCGATTACAATGAAGCCTATTTTAACTATACCGAATTTTATCCTAGCTACATACATTCCCAACAAAAACGACCTCTACTCGATTTCTCAGCTTTTAAGAATCGTGCATTGTTCGTTATCGATTGTTCGAAACAAGAAGAAAGCATGAAAGCATCCACCGTTGACGTAAAACTCGATATTGAAGCGAATAACGGTTTTCCCGACAATACCAAGGCCTATTGTATTATTATTCACGACTGTGTAATGGAGTACTTCCCTCTCaccgaaattgtaaaaagtctAAATTAG